The sequence GGAATACCATATTTTTGATGGAGCTATTAGTTCTCTAAAAATTTTCTGTACGCCTTTAAATAAAACCGTGATATTCAGACCTACAATTAATGATGAAGGGTCTGCAACAGGAGAGGCACTAGAACTATTGCAAAAAATTGATAATATATATACAGAAACTCCTGTCGTTGAGACAAGAAACGAGATTAATCCTTCCCTCATATCTATCAATTTTGATGCTGAAAACTTTAGCACGGGGGAGATAATAACAATAAACGGCTCCTGTGAGGAAGGAGGCTGGTTGGGAAACGTGACCTCTTATGAATGGGATTTCGGTGATGGAAGCCAAGGCTATGGTAAATCCGTGTGTCATACATATTCATCATCAGGTAATTATACAGTAAAATTGACTGTAACTACCACCAAGGGTGGAATCGGCATAAAAGATAGAACACTTAATATTACAGGTTCCATCTCCACAGCTTCACCATCTCCTGAAGTTTCAGGATTTGATGGTCTATCAGCTGTCGCAGCGCTACTGGTATTAACTTGCTTTTTTAGGAGAAATAAAGTGCGTTAAGGGCGGACGGCCTCTTTCTGGATCCATACAGACTGCTCGTAGCGGGTTTCGATCGAAATCCCTAATAATCAGCATACGTGATTTTTATGTTATAC is a genomic window of Methanomicrobia archaeon containing:
- a CDS encoding PKD domain-containing protein, whose protein sequence is MLCILTVFLIVADPVSAAYETTSVQEPIIIASASVFEGGNEMKIFSNGKVECYQVHYVPWYKAVTIKEGYISKADVDYLLYLFQNLPDHSTFTIESETNGYEWEYHIFDGAISSLKIFCTPLNKTVIFRPTINDEGSATGEALELLQKIDNIYTETPVVETRNEINPSLISINFDAENFSTGEIITINGSCEEGGWLGNVTSYEWDFGDGSQGYGKSVCHTYSSSGNYTVKLTVTTTKGGIGIKDRTLNITGSISTASPSPEVSGFDGLSAVAALLVLTCFFRRNKVR